GTCATCTTCATCCAGTCTCCAATTCCTAGAGAATCCAACTCCTTGAAATATTTGGCTTTCCCTCTTACACGGCTTCTATATTCTCTCTTCATCTCTAATTTGGATTACTCTAATAGTTTCTAACCAGTACTCCTACTAAAATAAGAATTTGTAACTTTTTCTACCCTGTACCATCACTGTACAAACATGTACACTCTCTTCTTGCTCTCTATTCCTAATTCCTACTGTTACATCATTGTAATAGTAAAGTAGGTGAGTTAATGTCACTTTTAATCCCTTTTTTGTCATGTTGGTGAGTTTcgagaagaaacagagacaagTTGCTTATCTTAGTCTTCCATCTTTAACCAGAGTCCTCCACTGCAATTCTAGGATGAAACCTAGAAGCATACTCAGTCCAGAGGAACCTGGAGTCTGGAATGTAATATTCTAGGTCCTGAGAGTCTTATTCTACACAAAGTAGATGGTGCATGAGGGCTAACACTCCATAAATAGACACTCTTTAGAGATTTTCCTGACTCACTACATTTAATGAACAATTTTTGAGCATCTAGACTGTAAGAAAGAgtgaacacacacaaaatgagGTACAGGTCTTGACCCAATGATTTCTCAATATAGCCAAGGAAACTGAGATTTGTACCACTCTTAGCTATTGTTAGCTGGTCACTGTGCTAGATTCTCTATTCACCTTCCCTTATGTCCTCCTCATGCCTACCCTCTAAATCAGGCAGGAAGGGGTTCATTGACTGCTCCATGGTCAAGACAGCAAGTGCCAGAGCAACATTTATATTTAAGTGTCTATAAACCCAGAACTGATTTCTTTTACCATTACACTATGCAGAATTATGTGGTATACGTGGAATATTTTGTAGAGGGTGCATTAGGAATCCTTCAAATTAAGTGACAGAAATTCAAGCTGGATCTGTCTAGATAAGCCAGCCTATACCACAAAAGTGTGGAAAGCTGCTAAGCTGAGGATGTACATGGTTCCTTGTATAGCTGTATAGGACTAAGTTATTCATGTGCATGTCTCTCTTCCCACTTTTTGTTCTTCTTGGttctattcagtttttttttttttatttcttttcagtgtaacagtagtcattgtttttgcaccacatccagtgctccatgcaatacgtgccctctctaatacccaccacctggctcccccaacctcccaacccccgccccttcaaaaccctcaggttgcttttcagagtccatggtctctcatggttctatTCAGTTTTAATCTCAGATGAGTTCTCCCCATGTAGCAAAAATAGAACCATCAAAATCCCTACATTTACTCTTACCAACTCAGTAACtctagggagaaaagaaaagttaaaaaaaaaaaaaaacagttatggTAGAAAAGAGAAGTTAAATGTATACTTCTGACTAAATCACTACTGTCAAGGTTTGGAATGTGCTGATAGGCAAGATAATGTCTCCTAGAGTGAACAAATCAATCCATCAAAATCACATAAAATGTGCTACCTGTAATAGGCAAGGTacagtcagaaaaacaaatggtATAATATGTGCTTCTTATGgagtatatttaaaacaaagaattggTTTATTCAGATATTGCAAGGTGGAAAgacaaaaacattgaaaaatataaagactATTAAACTACATAAAATAGCTACCACACTCATAACTGGTAGAACACATGGAAAGAGGAAGCATGATCAGATTCTAGAATCTCAGATTAGAATTAGTATTAGTGCTTGGAGGAATGGAGGGTTTGAAAGTGCTTGGACGTCTGAAGTAGAGGTTCCCCCAGTGCTGGGTCCAACATGGAGGGAGACCAATGAGAAGGCCAATAAGTGCTTGAGCCTCTCAAGGGGCAGAGACCATGCAATGAAGCAAGGGAGAACAGTGCAGCTGCCCAGGGAGTGTTGTCCAGCTACTGACTATGCATCTAAGGAGGTGCAGAAAGTTAAACACAtttccatgtgtttattggccatttgtgtgccTTTCTTTGGGACTTTTGGGCTTTCAAATAATTTGCCCATTTATGAAATGGTCTTTTATTATTGaggtatcttttaatttttaacttgttttatgTAATGGTTACAACACCTTTATCAGAGACTCAGATATAGGTATGCAAATCTTCTTCAAATCTGTGGCTTGCCTATGAATTTTTTTGGTAAACTGATGCTCTAAtattaatgaaatttattttgtctttgttttctttttgagtttaGTGCTTTCTAGAATATGTCTAAGAAATCTATGTCTACACCAAcatactttcttttgtttttttcctagaagATTTATGTTTAAACTTTACATGTATAGTCTGATCCATTTAAAATTAATcattgtatatggtgtgaggtagagaTCATTTAATTGTTTTCTCAAGAACAGAATTTCCAGAATcaattgcttaaaatattttcctatccCTATGGATTTACTCTATTGCCTGGTCAAAAATGAATTGATTGTATAAGTAAGGATCTCTTTCTGAACCTTCTGTGCTGTACCATGACTTATttatctatcttttaaaaaaccgaTCTTTCTTCATTATCAAAGCCTAAATTTAAGTGTTAAAATCAGTTAGTGTAAACCTTCTGTGTCATCTAGAGGTCCCCAAGGAGCAGATGCCAAGAAATAATTAGACCTCCAAGGCATTTATCGTGGCAAATAGCtgtgaaggaaaaaatgggagagagagggagtcagTGATAAAGATCTTCAAACTGGGTTGAAACTCTGACAcctaagaaagaagagagagaaggaaaggcatGGTAGGAAAATCTCAGACTACAGTGCATTTCCAGAATGTCTCTGTTAGGATGGCTGGAAGTACCTAAACAAAGAATCAAAAGATACCTATCAGAATATACCTATGTTACACTGCTATTGGCCAGCCCCTCTATGACCCATCACACTAAGTCATTGGCTGGGGACATCTCAGAGTGAGCATGGACTCTGCCTGAACACAACAGTGAATCCAAAGGAGTATAAGCTATAGACATCAGTCAACAATGCTTCCCACAGCTGGTTCTCTTGAAGACTTGAGCAGCACCTCCTTATGACTGCCACAGTCCACTCCCACAAACAAATTATACCCCAAAGTTCTTTCTgatttattattgctattatattacattaattttattaattaatatatcattatatatttattaatataatttattgatttaGCAATAAACATTATTGTTGTTATTCAAACAAGATAATCcaattcaacaagtatttcttgTCCTCCCAATATATCTGACATTCTAAatatacaaatgagaaaaacattgagaaacaggaaaattatggaaacagtatatattttaaatccttaTTATCTTCTTGGTGAGACAAAGTGCTATGGTCAaaggttgaaatcctaacccgCAAACATATCAGGATGTGGGGCCTTTTGAAGGTGCTTAGGTCATGACAATGGAGTTCTCATGAGGGTGATTTGTGCCTTATAAAAACAgctccaggggcgcctgtgtggctcagtgggttaaagcctctgccttcagctcaggtcatgatctcaaggtcctggaatcaagccccgcatggtaggggtgggggggtggtctctgctcagcagggagcctgcttcctcctctctctctctgcctgcctctctgcctaattgtgatttctgtctgtcaaataaataaataaaatctttaaaaaataaaaattaaaataaaataaaataaaaacagctccATATAGATCACTAGTGCCTTCCACTATGTGAGGATATAAGAAGAGGTGTGTGACTTAAATGAGTACCCTCAGTCATTCGTACTGgcatcctgatcttggacttacagcctccagaactgtgagaaataaatttccattgtttattaGCCACCAactctgtagtattttgttataacagtccaaatggactaagacacagACTTAAGTAAGCTCACAAAATGTTGCTAGGAATAGTTTATTATCATTAGTATATACCCTTTTTTCAttataaacatcattaaaaagcctgggtggctcagtgggttaaagcctctgccttcggctcaggtcatgatcccagggtcctgggatcgagccctgcatcgggctttctgctcagcggggagcctgcttcctcctctccctctgccagcctctatgcctacctctctgcctgcttgtgatctctctctgtcaaataaataaataaaatctttaaaaaaaaaaaaacaaaaggtaaaataatGTCTAACATGTTTCTCCCaatatgcattattttcttttaagtgatAAATAACAGACTACAGTGAGAACTTTAGGctctttttcaaaatatctgaTATACCAGTCATCCCCTATATTTGGATCCtgagatatatatgtatgatttCTGTAGTCATACTATGTTAATACTATTTTTGGCAATAAAGGGTGGAGTCATATGTATTCACTTCAGTATTAAATGAACTGGGCTGACTGAGGTTCCCAAACGTAGGTGCTATGTAATACAGATTTGACCATTTTCAAAGGGAACAAGAGAgaacagaataataaaaagaaaagttagtaagaaaatagaacaaaattaaaagaccaaAAGGATTTGATTATACTTTAAGCTATAGATGTAGTTTGTAATGAACACATCTCATAGAAGCCTGTTGCCTATACCAGCGACAATATGGAAAAGTAAAAgaatgtttctaaaaaaaaaaaaaaaaaagaatgtttctaaAGTAATTCACTCTTCTGGGTTTAGGTGGGCAAGCCGTAATTTCAACTTTCTGGCACTTGGGAATTTTATCATACTTGTCCAGGttaggaataaaaaagaatctgtacaacttgttctttttataaagatgttATTAGTTATTTAGTAAACTATTATCAGGTACAGGAATATGGAAGCAAAAAATGAGATAACTTAGGGAAATGACATAAGGGAAATGATAAGATGAATCTATTAAAACACAGATAACACAATCTGTTATCTGTTATTGTGTTAGATAACACAATATTGATAATGATCAAAACCTCTTCCTGAAAAATactaactaaaatttttaaaaatcaaattcctTTACATTATACCTTGTAACTACAGCATGTTTCTTCTCCATATTTTAATCAGGGCATTCTGCAGTGTAACCTTGATATCCTTGTTCCTCAAACTGTAGATCAGAGGATTGAGCATGGGTACCACATTAGTatagaaaactgaagaaattttTCCCAGGTCCATAGATTCAGGAGAATATTTAAGATACATGAATGCTGCTGacccaaaaaaaagagaaagagcaatgATGTGAGAGCTGCAGGTACTGAAGGCTTTTGATCGTCCTTGAGCAGATCTGATATGAAGAATGCTAGTGAGGATAAAGACATAAGAAATCAGGATGGTAAAACTGGGTACTGTGATATTAATTCCCACGACTATCAGAACTACCACCTCATTGACATAGGTGCTGGTGCAAGAGagttggagaagaggaagaatgtCACACAGGTAATGGTTGATGATGTTGACATGGCAGAAGGTCAGTCTAAGCATGCAGCCTGTGTGGGCAGAGGCTCCAGCAAACCCCATCATGTATGCTGCAACACTTAGCAAGCAACAGACCTGATGGGACATGGTGACCCTATACAGCAATGGAtgacagatggccacatagcggtcataggccattgACGTCAACATGTAGCATTCCGAgatgacaaaaaagagaaagaaaaacagctgcGTCATGCACCCGACATAGGAGATGATGTTCTCCCTTGATACAAAGTTCATCAGCATCTTGGGGGTGAAAACAGAAGAGTAACAGAGATCAATGAAGGATAGGTTGAAGAGGAAGtagtacatgggggtgtggaggtgAGAGTCGAGACCGATGAGAATGATCAAGCCAAGGTTGCCCACCACGGTGACAATGTAGAtcatcagaaaaaggaaaaagaggggtTGCTGGAGCTCTGGGCGGTCTGTTAATCCAGCAAGAAGAAATTCAGTCACTGAGGAGTCATTTCTAACCAATATTGTCCTCTTTGGAAAtctgtgaggacagaagaaaGTCCCGTTAATAGAAACCCCAGCTTTCCCCCCCTCCTTACACATTCTTAACTATGAGAAGAAGACTCAGACCAGCAAATAAGTCCTCCTTCACTCCACAGGGTCAGAGTGGACTAGCACATACTCCTTTCAACATTAAAACCACTCTGTCTTGTTTCATGAGCAGCTCGTGACAAACAACTGCTCCCGTCTTTACTAGAAGATACAGGGATGGAGCAGTTGAGGATAAAGGCTACCTGTTGGTGAGCTTTGGTAGAGGGGAGCTACCCCCATCTCTGCTTCCCACTCATCCTACCCCTCACTTCGTAATTCCTACTCATGTTTCCATTACCCTACCACATATGTCAGTTCCCCCGTGATgactatcaaaaaagagaaaaatctgctaGAGTAGCAACCATCCAGATGCTTTGCTTCCTAGAAGGAAGTGTCTCAGAGGGTTTCCAAATCCTTTACTACAAGAATCCACGAAGTAAATGACTGATAACACTTACTGGGGAGACCCTTGGTAGCCTAAGATTTGTAGTTAACTAGACATTGGGTGCTTCTACACATTCACCTCCTTTGTTCCCTCCTAGCTGGAAAGATAATGAACAAAGCAAAGTAGAtgattttcctttgctttgtagGAGGGCATGAAACATTTGAATGTTGATTAAATTAGTAGCATTTGTGGAAATATATCAATCTGTATACTGATTATGACATGTAAACCTTTCCATATGTATAGTATATTTCagcaaaaaaatatttctagaaaaaaaaacccaaaacttttcTTCCTCCGATGTGCCTATTTTCTGACCATGTCACTTGAAGCTGCTGTAGGTCTCCTGCTACCAAACTGAGAATGATCCCAACACCAGAAGGGTGTGCTGAGAATAATGCAGGCAGTAAGGTCAGAGTTGCATATTTGAGTTtcttgttattaaaaataaatacttttcacCATTTTTCAGCAACAGagtaagagaaaaatagaaatttgcaTAACTCACTTTCCTTCCATTGTGAgaactcagtgcagagtcttTGTGAGTTTCACCTCCACTGTCCTGGAGGAACTGACTGTTATAATATCAAAACTGAGCAGATACAGTCACAGgatcttctttatttaaaataggcACAAGAGCAATAGCATAGATCTCCCAGACTGAATGTTCCAGGAGTCGGTCTGAGGAGTAGATCAAACTTCTAGTTGTAAATTTACTAAGAGAGTTCAAAGGGAAACCACACAGCTGACATG
The genomic region above belongs to Neovison vison isolate M4711 chromosome 7, ASM_NN_V1, whole genome shotgun sequence and contains:
- the LOC122913460 gene encoding olfactory receptor 8B3, producing the protein MESMTLQNDSSVTEFLLAGLTDRPELQQPLFFLFLMIYIVTVVGNLGLIILIGLDSHLHTPMYYFLFNLSFIDLCYSSVFTPKMLMNFVSRENIISYVGCMTQLFFFLFFVISECYMLTSMAYDRYVAICHPLLYRVTMSHQVCCLLSVAAYMMGFAGASAHTGCMLRLTFCHVNIINHYLCDILPLLQLSCTSTYVNEVVVLIVVGINITVPSFTILISYVFILTSILHIRSAQGRSKAFSTCSSHIIALSLFFGSAAFMYLKYSPESMDLGKISSVFYTNVVPMLNPLIYSLRNKDIKVTLQNALIKIWRRNML